Proteins encoded by one window of Fibrobacter sp. UWR2:
- a CDS encoding TldD/PmbA family protein: MNITEAVSCMCDLAKGEAEQFDVIASNTHSEGLSVFQGQVQNTEISDSVGVGIRVIKDGHPGYAHTERLTKESLQQTLKDALSHTAWTEMVDIELPAPAKVPAGQPNYNPALESLDLAKMKDFCIELEKATFAKSKEIVNIPYLGADTDHNTFVVANSKGAFYEVRSNAASAGVGAVASRDGITKLGNFVKSGRDWDKFSIDEIATRAATYATELFGAKKIEGGNIPVVLSERISARFLSMYEAPFFAETMQKGLSRLAGKEGEMVASPAFSLWNDPQGEAFQHVTYVDSEGVPADRVKVVDGGRFTSALYNLETASKAGCKSTGNGARGFGSKMTTSFHNVLVPAGERGTMDLLKLFPKCLFVVRLEGNSGCNAVSGELSIGAHGFWCENGVIQHPVDGVTLSGNFFDIIKNIVAVGNEYYNPFSSYQVPALAISELAVSN, encoded by the coding sequence ATGAATATTACTGAAGCAGTTTCTTGTATGTGCGACCTCGCGAAGGGCGAGGCGGAACAGTTCGATGTCATAGCATCCAACACGCATTCGGAAGGCCTTTCCGTTTTCCAGGGGCAAGTGCAGAATACCGAAATTTCTGATTCCGTCGGGGTCGGCATCCGCGTTATCAAGGATGGCCATCCGGGCTACGCGCATACCGAACGCCTCACGAAGGAATCCCTGCAGCAGACCCTCAAGGACGCGCTTTCGCACACGGCCTGGACCGAGATGGTGGACATCGAACTGCCAGCTCCGGCAAAGGTGCCGGCGGGCCAGCCGAACTACAATCCGGCTCTCGAAAGCCTGGACCTTGCAAAGATGAAGGATTTCTGCATTGAACTCGAGAAGGCGACCTTCGCGAAATCAAAAGAAATCGTGAACATCCCGTACCTCGGTGCCGATACGGACCACAACACTTTTGTGGTTGCTAACAGCAAGGGCGCATTTTATGAAGTTCGCTCGAATGCCGCTTCTGCGGGCGTCGGCGCGGTAGCGAGTCGCGACGGAATCACGAAACTCGGCAATTTCGTGAAGTCGGGACGCGACTGGGACAAGTTCAGCATCGACGAGATCGCAACACGCGCGGCCACGTATGCAACGGAACTCTTTGGCGCGAAAAAGATTGAAGGCGGCAACATTCCCGTAGTGCTTTCGGAGCGCATTTCTGCGCGGTTCCTGAGCATGTACGAGGCACCCTTCTTTGCAGAGACCATGCAGAAGGGGCTTTCTCGCCTTGCCGGCAAGGAAGGCGAGATGGTTGCCTCTCCGGCGTTCTCCCTCTGGAACGACCCGCAGGGCGAAGCCTTCCAGCATGTGACCTACGTCGATTCCGAAGGTGTGCCTGCGGACCGCGTGAAGGTTGTCGATGGCGGACGCTTTACTTCGGCGCTCTACAACCTGGAGACGGCTTCCAAGGCGGGTTGCAAGTCTACCGGGAACGGAGCCCGCGGTTTCGGCAGCAAGATGACGACATCGTTCCACAACGTGCTCGTGCCTGCTGGTGAGCGGGGAACGATGGACCTTCTCAAGTTGTTCCCCAAGTGCCTCTTCGTTGTGCGCCTAGAAGGCAATTCCGGCTGCAATGCGGTCTCGGGCGAACTCAGCATCGGAGCTCACGGCTTCTGGTGCGAGAACGGCGTTATCCAGCATCCGGTGGACGGCGTGACCCTCAGCGGGAACTTCTTCGACATCATCAAGAACATTGTCGCCGTCGGAAACGAATACTACAATCCGTTCTCCAGCTACCAGGTGCCCGCGCTCGCCATCAGCGAACTTGCGGTGAGCAACTAA
- a CDS encoding helix-turn-helix domain-containing protein: MARHGTPTPGQAILEGIEWLKMDKAEFARRLGVSMETLEGLIAGTVEITLELASALESVTGSPAAYWRMLASKAKKNNN, from the coding sequence ATGGCAAGGCATGGAACCCCCACTCCGGGGCAGGCAATTCTGGAAGGTATCGAATGGCTCAAGATGGACAAGGCCGAATTTGCGCGCCGTCTGGGGGTATCGATGGAAACACTCGAAGGCCTGATTGCAGGGACCGTCGAGATTACGCTCGAACTTGCTTCTGCCCTCGAATCCGTGACGGGCAGCCCCGCCGCCTACTGGCGCATGCTGGCAAGCAAGGCAAAGAAAAATAACAACTAA